Within Caldisalinibacter kiritimatiensis, the genomic segment ATTTTTATTCTTTAATCCTGAACCACCATATATTTCCCAATCACTATTTAATATTTCCTCATATTCACAAAGTTTAGGTACACCTACTTTATAGTTATAATGAGGGTGTTCAGTAAAATTACATATAAAAATAATAAAATCACCATCTTTACTTTTCCTCATAAAAGCTATAATGCTTTGGTCATGATTTTCATGGTCTATCCAATTAAATCCCTTATAATCACAGTCAAGCTGGTATAATGACTTTTCTTTTTTATAAAGTTTATTTATATCTTTTATAAAAAACTTCATTTTTTTATGCATTTCATAGTCCATTAGAAACCAATCTAACTCTTTTTTAAAATTCCACTCTATAAACTGAGCAAATTCTCCTCCCATAAATAAAAGCTTTTTACCTGGATGAGCAAACATATATGCATATAATATTCTTAAATTGGCAAATTTTTGCCAATAATCTCCTGGCATTTTTTCTATAAGAGATTTTTTTCCATGTACTACTTCATCATGCGATAAAGGTAATATATAATTCTCGGAAAAAGCATAAGTAAATGAAAATGTTATAAGGTCATGATGCCATTTTCTATGTACAGTTTCTTTTTTCATAAATCTTAATGTATCATTCATCCAACCCATATTCCATTTAAAATTAAAACCTAAACCGTCTACATAAGTAGGCGCTGTAACCAAGGGCCAAGCTGTTGATTCTTCTGCTATCATTAATGCACTTGGATAATACTCAAATACAGTTTTATTTAACTTCTTTAAGAAAGCTATAGCATCTAAGTTTTCCCTTCCTCCGTATTTATTTGGAACCCATCCTTTATCTCTTTTACCATAATCTAAGTAAAGCATATGAGACACTGCATCTACTCTTAAACCATCTATATGATATTTTTCAAACCAAAATAAAGCATTAGATATTAAAAAACTTACTACCTCTTTCTTTCCATGGTCAAAATTTGCTGTACCCCATTCTAAATTTTCAGCCATAAGAGGATTATCAGATTCATAAAGTGGTGAACCGTCAAATTTCCATAATCCATGAGCATCTTTGCAAAAATGTCCTGGTACCCAATCTAAAATAACTCCTATACCCTTTTGATGACATTTATCTACAAAGTACATAAAATCATTCGTTGTTCCGTATCTACTAGTTATAGAATAGTAACCAGTAATTTGATAACCCCATGAACCATCAAAAGGATGCTCCATCAATGGTAGAATTTCTATATGGGTATATCCCATTTCTAATACATGGTCGATTAATTCATCCGCAATTTCTCTATAGTTATAAAAACTCCCATCTTCTCTTTTTCTCCAAGAACCTAAATGTAATTCATAAATATTAAGTGGTTCTTCATAAAGATTTTTCTGTTTTCTATTCTCCATCCAATGTTGGTCATCCCACTGATATGAGTCAAGTGAAACTATTACAGATGCGTTATTAGGTCTATATTCTGAGTAATAAGAATAAGGGTCTGACTTTAAAAGTATTTCTCCGTTTTTAGTATGAATTTCATACTTAAATATCTGCCATTCATCAATTCCTGAAATAAATATATTCCATATACCAGATTGATTTACTCTTTTCATCTGATGTTTATTTCCATCCCATTTATTAAAGTTCCCTACTACGCTAACCCTTTGGGCATTGGGTGCCCATACTGTAAAGCTCACTCCTTTTCTCCCTTTATATTCAGTAATATTTGCTCCCATAAAGTCATAAGCTCTAAAATGATTCCCTTGATGAAAAAGATATGAATCATAAGAGCTAACTGGTATGTAATCAATATAGTTTTTGTTCATCACCCCATCCCCTTCACCTTAAGTTTTTAGGGCTAATTCTTCAATAAGTTGTCCTATATTAATTGATATGATTAATTTAATATTAATATCACAAATAATTTAATATTTTAATATTAAATATATTTAAAATAAAAAAGACATGTACCTCGAACATGTCTTCAGTTAACTTAATTATTCTTGAATTTTATATTTACTTATCAAAATATATTTATTAAAATATTAATATGTAAAAATAAATACCGAGGCTCTACCTCGGCATTTATTTTAATTAGCTATACTTTCAGCTTTTTCATTTTTCTTTTCTTGAAGATTTGGCTTTAAAGCAGATACCATTAATGCAGTTACTATTGTTCCTATAACTATTGCTAACACATATAATCCAAGATTTGTAACAGCATTTGGTATTGGTAGTACAAAAATACCGCCATGAGGAACTGCTAGTTTTGCACCAAATAACATTGATAATGCTCCAGTTATCCCTGAACCTACCATTATAGAAGGGATAACTCTTAATGGGTCAGCAGCTGCAAATGGAATTGCACCTTCTGTAATGAAAGAAATACCTAATGCCCATGCTGCTTTACCCGCTTCTATTTCTTGTCTTTCAAATCTATTCTTAGCAATAACGGTTGCTAATGCAAGCCCTAGTGGAGGTGTCATACCTGCGGCCATTACTGCTGCCATAGGAGCAGTAACTCCAGCCTCTAATAAACCTACAGCAAATGTATAAGCTGCTTTATTTACAGGTCCACCCATATCAAATGCCATCATTAATCCAAGTACAAGTCCTAAAATTGCTGCGTTTCCTGTATTTAAAGTTTGTAACCAATTAGTCATTGCACTATTCAATGCACTTACTGGTTTACCAATAACAAATATCATTAATAATCCCACAAATAAAGTAGATAACAATGGTAATACTAATACAGGCATTAACCCTTCCATTGATTTAGGTAATTTAATTTTCTTTTTCAAGAAATCTACTGTATAACCAGCTAGAAAACCTGCAATAATACCACCTAAGAATCCAGAACCGATTTGTCCTGCTATCATACCCCCAACCATTCCAGGAACAATACCTGGTCTATCAGCAATAGAAAATGCTATAAATCCAGCTAATATTGGTACCATCAATGCAAATGCAGACTGTCCACCTATTTGCATTAACGCTGCGGCAAGAGTTCCCTCCTGTTCAAAAGCTTTTATACCAAATGCAAAAGATAACGCTATAGCTATACCACCTGCAACAACAAACGGAATCATGTAAG encodes:
- a CDS encoding PTS fructose transporter subunit IIC, coding for MKFVAVTSCPTGIAHTYMAAEALQIAAKELGVEIKVETQGSVGAENPLTEKDIEEAKAVIIAADTNVSKERFVGKPLVEAGVQDAIKDAKELIKKAMEAKVDLTEQVSTIKQERKTKRTGPYKHLMTGVSYMIPFVVAGGIAIALSFAFGIKAFEQEGTLAAALMQIGGQSAFALMVPILAGFIAFSIADRPGIVPGMVGGMIAGQIGSGFLGGIIAGFLAGYTVDFLKKKIKLPKSMEGLMPVLVLPLLSTLFVGLLMIFVIGKPVSALNSAMTNWLQTLNTGNAAILGLVLGLMMAFDMGGPVNKAAYTFAVGLLEAGVTAPMAAVMAAGMTPPLGLALATVIAKNRFERQEIEAGKAAWALGISFITEGAIPFAAADPLRVIPSIMVGSGITGALSMLFGAKLAVPHGGIFVLPIPNAVTNLGLYVLAIVIGTIVTALMVSALKPNLQEKKNEKAESIAN
- the glgB gene encoding 1,4-alpha-glucan branching protein GlgB — its product is MNKNYIDYIPVSSYDSYLFHQGNHFRAYDFMGANITEYKGRKGVSFTVWAPNAQRVSVVGNFNKWDGNKHQMKRVNQSGIWNIFISGIDEWQIFKYEIHTKNGEILLKSDPYSYYSEYRPNNASVIVSLDSYQWDDQHWMENRKQKNLYEEPLNIYELHLGSWRKREDGSFYNYREIADELIDHVLEMGYTHIEILPLMEHPFDGSWGYQITGYYSITSRYGTTNDFMYFVDKCHQKGIGVILDWVPGHFCKDAHGLWKFDGSPLYESDNPLMAENLEWGTANFDHGKKEVVSFLISNALFWFEKYHIDGLRVDAVSHMLYLDYGKRDKGWVPNKYGGRENLDAIAFLKKLNKTVFEYYPSALMIAEESTAWPLVTAPTYVDGLGFNFKWNMGWMNDTLRFMKKETVHRKWHHDLITFSFTYAFSENYILPLSHDEVVHGKKSLIEKMPGDYWQKFANLRILYAYMFAHPGKKLLFMGGEFAQFIEWNFKKELDWFLMDYEMHKKMKFFIKDINKLYKKEKSLYQLDCDYKGFNWIDHENHDQSIIAFMRKSKDGDFIIFICNFTEHPHYNYKVGVPKLCEYEEILNSDWEIYGGSGLKNKNIIKAEKVAWHYQPYSINIKIPPLGALFIKSKTENND